The proteins below are encoded in one region of Pseudoduganella armeniaca:
- a CDS encoding PEP-CTERM sorting domain-containing protein: MNALLKAAVWGNLAFGAQVHAEVITYEFTATVTEIKHGTLVSGGASATVNSSDYGGFLVTLGEKVHGRFSFDTDTVLEDTSLGSDDMLGIYHDNVHRNSISATFEQSGHVLAPGKPGQTMIGVNDWRVGHDTLQVFQQTVDGEYNREALLYIMDADVSPGALPYKWVPAIPNSIDAFEDRQFLYYSKGSDKAINVTATFTSVRQISPVPEPGTYAMLLAGLGLVGWQRKRQSRLR; encoded by the coding sequence ATGAACGCTTTGTTGAAAGCCGCAGTATGGGGAAACCTGGCCTTTGGCGCACAGGTGCATGCCGAGGTGATTACCTATGAATTTACCGCCACAGTCACCGAGATTAAACATGGGACTCTGGTTTCGGGAGGCGCTTCCGCAACTGTAAACAGCTCGGACTATGGGGGATTTCTCGTGACCCTGGGCGAAAAAGTCCATGGCCGGTTTAGCTTCGATACCGATACGGTATTAGAGGATACGAGCCTCGGCTCGGACGATATGCTGGGAATTTACCACGACAATGTGCACCGTAATTCCATCTCCGCCACTTTCGAGCAAAGCGGCCATGTATTGGCACCCGGCAAGCCCGGGCAAACGATGATCGGTGTGAACGACTGGCGAGTCGGTCACGACACGCTTCAGGTGTTCCAGCAGACGGTGGATGGTGAGTATAACCGTGAGGCTCTCCTCTATATCATGGATGCCGATGTGTCTCCCGGCGCGTTGCCCTATAAGTGGGTGCCGGCAATCCCGAATTCTATCGATGCTTTCGAAGACCGGCAATTTCTGTATTATTCCAAGGGGAGTGATAAAGCTATCAACGTGACCGCCACCTTTACCTCGGTGCGGCAAATCAGCCCGGTCCCTGAGCCAGGCACCTACGCAATGCTGCTGGCAGGCCTGGGCCTGGTCGGCTGGCAGCGCAAGCGGCAATCGCGGCTGCGCTGA
- a CDS encoding PEP-CTERM sorting domain-containing protein, whose translation MALQQFGNFYRALFMRSLLKATFVATLAFAAHARAEVFTYEYTSVITKVEQYVRNTNGSLTGGDVGMSDWPGFAVAVGEKVRGRFSYDTESQESVAGEYCCGYYTTLYVGAQNALTLTFENSGYAYRSSKDLPVELATSTYPAGGGSDAFGVWQWDYDGANRRLVSITMLDDTGTALPYRPDRMIPDSLAGFARGEFDYSIYSPDSSKMVFVSGALTSVRQVSPVPEPGTYAMLLAGLGLLGWQRKRSSRAQ comes from the coding sequence ATGGCTTTGCAACAGTTTGGTAACTTCTATCGAGCACTATTTATGAGATCATTATTAAAAGCAACGTTTGTCGCCACATTGGCGTTCGCCGCGCACGCCCGGGCTGAGGTGTTCACCTACGAATATACGTCTGTCATTACCAAGGTTGAGCAATATGTTAGGAACACTAATGGCAGCCTCACCGGCGGGGATGTTGGCATGTCTGACTGGCCAGGCTTCGCTGTAGCCGTAGGCGAAAAGGTGCGCGGCAGGTTCAGCTATGACACCGAGTCCCAAGAGAGCGTTGCTGGGGAGTATTGCTGCGGATACTACACGACGCTGTATGTCGGCGCTCAAAATGCCCTGACCCTAACGTTCGAGAACAGCGGATACGCATATCGATCGTCGAAGGACCTGCCAGTTGAGCTGGCAACCAGCACTTATCCTGCCGGCGGCGGGTCCGATGCATTCGGGGTCTGGCAGTGGGACTACGATGGCGCAAATCGTCGATTGGTGAGCATTACCATGCTGGACGACACCGGCACTGCGCTCCCTTACAGACCTGATCGCATGATTCCCGATTCCCTTGCTGGATTTGCTCGGGGCGAATTTGACTACAGCATCTACTCTCCTGACTCCAGCAAAATGGTCTTCGTGTCTGGCGCTCTCACTTCTGTGCGCCAAGTCAGCCCGGTCCCTGAGCCAGGCACCTACGCAATGCTGCTGGCAGGCCTGGGCCTGCTCGGCTGGCAGCGCAAGCGCTCGTCGCGCGCTCAATAA
- a CDS encoding amidase family protein: MTDLSTLLLRGSARAIGAAIAAGATTSAQVTAWYLQRIESMNGGDAGLNCVRTVSPRALEQAARADAELAAGQVRGPLHGVPYLLKDNVFTTDGSPASAGARALACLLPPYQATLVTRLHAAGAVLLGKTNMTEFADFVADTMPSEFSGAGGVVRHPAGLRYGRGLGSSVGSAAAMAARLCAFAIGTETQNSIQAPALHSGVVGFKPTVGRISRHGVVPLVPSQDSPGPLTATVDDAALVYAALAGPDSHDPATLAAFAGTGDVHRPLAGLRIGIPRRFLADAVATPGRRGPFERLLARLADAGAVIVDPCDLLSAAALAEVRSSVFRSEFRDSLNGLLAQLRPCGMASLDAIVAWNRAHPDAIPYGQSLLEAALTAPGIDSDQYREDRQRDIALSLDLGIHAALRQGQADVLLVPMAAAAKCTGKAGAPVVALPAGLDDDGMPFGVTVFAAPGSDRLVLAAAAALERAIG; encoded by the coding sequence ATGACCGATCTTTCCACCCTGCTCCTGCGAGGCTCGGCACGCGCCATCGGCGCGGCCATCGCCGCTGGTGCCACCACGTCGGCCCAGGTCACTGCATGGTATCTGCAGCGCATCGAAAGCATGAACGGCGGCGACGCCGGCCTGAATTGCGTGCGCACCGTGTCGCCCCGTGCCCTCGAGCAGGCTGCGCGCGCCGACGCGGAACTGGCGGCCGGCCAGGTGCGCGGGCCGTTGCACGGCGTGCCGTATCTGCTCAAGGACAATGTCTTCACGACCGATGGCAGCCCCGCGTCCGCCGGGGCGCGCGCCCTGGCCTGCCTCCTGCCGCCCTACCAAGCGACCCTGGTGACGCGCCTGCACGCGGCAGGGGCGGTATTGCTGGGCAAGACGAACATGACGGAATTCGCCGACTTCGTCGCGGACACGATGCCGTCCGAATTCAGCGGTGCCGGCGGCGTCGTGCGCCATCCCGCCGGCCTGCGCTATGGCCGCGGGCTGGGCTCGAGCGTGGGCTCGGCCGCCGCGATGGCGGCCCGGCTGTGCGCATTCGCCATCGGCACCGAGACGCAGAATTCGATCCAGGCGCCCGCACTGCACTCGGGCGTCGTCGGTTTCAAGCCGACCGTCGGGCGCATCAGCCGCCATGGCGTCGTGCCGCTGGTGCCGAGCCAAGACTCGCCCGGGCCGCTGACGGCGACCGTGGACGACGCCGCGCTGGTGTATGCGGCGCTCGCGGGGCCGGACTCGCACGACCCGGCCACGCTGGCGGCATTTGCCGGGACGGGCGACGTCCATCGGCCCCTGGCAGGCCTGCGCATCGGCATTCCGCGCCGCTTCCTGGCCGATGCCGTTGCCACGCCAGGGCGCCGAGGCCCGTTCGAGCGCCTGCTGGCCAGGCTGGCCGACGCGGGCGCCGTCATCGTCGATCCTTGCGACCTACTCAGCGCCGCGGCGCTGGCCGAAGTACGCTCCAGCGTGTTCCGCAGCGAATTCAGGGACAGCCTGAACGGACTGCTGGCGCAACTGCGGCCATGCGGCATGGCCTCGCTGGACGCCATCGTCGCGTGGAACCGCGCGCATCCCGACGCCATCCCGTACGGCCAGTCGCTGCTGGAGGCGGCGCTCACCGCTCCCGGCATCGACTCGGACCAATACCGCGAGGACCGCCAGCGCGACATCGCGCTGAGTCTCGACCTCGGCATCCACGCGGCGCTGCGGCAGGGCCAGGCCGACGTCCTCCTGGTGCCCATGGCAGCGGCGGCCAAATGCACCGGCAAGGCAGGCGCGCCAGTCGTTGCGCTACCTGCGGGCCTGGATGACGATGGCATGCCATTCGGTGTGACCGTGTTCGCGGCACCGGGCAGCGACCGGCTTGTGCTGGCCGCGGCGGCCGCGCTCGAGCGCGCTATCGGATGA
- a CDS encoding sensor histidine kinase — translation MSSWRNALLLIMLAWEALVPRLAGAQDVPSFERRVWGRAEGAPQSAYGIAQDGDGLLWFATAAGLYRYDGARFTREDAVYGQPLQSSNVIAVVSTRAGIAVGYQFGGVSLFTHAGVRHYTGRDGLPAGSVGTLVVDRSGQLYAGTSTGLARLAPDGARWQVLPPIAATRPLFSWMGFDAGGTLWAVADTALYALPAGATRFRRIAGLRYDALPAIVRGSVVAYADGARLLRYSPTGVATPVRQALGIESEHILFEGPHATLWGWLKGGTTLLRAAADGTLHAARQFEGGDLPGRMVTRTLVDREDNLWVATLEGVERYRMHRLRTLALLPTAIEMHVGRGLGDDILVASGNNGPAWRATPDGLAALPGIVGVSASHRQGADSLWLGGTSGIYHVTPAGTAHWPLPPYITKSFGVQQIVTDRTGNVWIAIPRHGLFRFDAGSWTKLAPPPGPGDETPICMLAGASGRTWLGYTGGRVAELTPAGPRFVATGLAASMGNILSLLEHDGKLLIGGERGVAWLRADGVVRPLQPQHAPAFMGVSGMGIDRLGGLWLHGLDGLQHIAPADLRAFWAGATRALPWEVFDFEEGLRGQVMQIRPLPSLLVAADGKVYYATTSQVGWIDPAAVRRNVRPPTVLIEAVRVRGHAVPAVPGMVLPAGTTGIDIPFAATALSIPQRVRFRYRLAGVDAEWQVPQGERAARYTNLGPGDYRFEVTAANEDGVWNATGAELSFRIAPLAWQTYWFRAGAVVLLVLAGVALYRWRMAAVGRRAAEHAATRLAERERIARNLHDNLLQGVQGLILSCHAVLMRLPAGTPEQRALNDAMARADQMIGETRDEVMDLRQASSQHQLRARLARTVERFGGRLRDGVDVELRGDLDRLRLDVANEIAYVLQEAVANGAQHAGAARIRVVVEESSAGVTATVTDDGCGIPLDIASDGKPGHWGLAGMRERMARLGGTVAIEGRAGRGTTVTLTVPAQSAYPDG, via the coding sequence ATGTCGAGTTGGCGCAATGCCCTGTTGTTGATCATGTTGGCCTGGGAGGCCCTGGTGCCGCGCCTGGCCGGCGCCCAGGACGTGCCGTCGTTCGAACGGCGCGTGTGGGGCCGTGCCGAAGGCGCGCCGCAATCGGCGTACGGCATCGCCCAGGATGGCGACGGCCTGCTGTGGTTCGCCACCGCCGCGGGCCTGTACCGCTACGACGGCGCCCGTTTTACGCGCGAGGATGCCGTGTATGGCCAGCCGCTCCAGTCAAGCAACGTCATCGCCGTGGTCTCGACCCGCGCCGGCATCGCCGTCGGCTACCAGTTCGGTGGCGTGTCCCTCTTCACGCATGCCGGGGTACGCCACTACACCGGCCGCGACGGCCTGCCGGCGGGCTCGGTGGGCACGCTGGTCGTGGACCGGTCCGGGCAGCTCTACGCCGGCACCAGCACCGGTCTTGCCAGGCTGGCGCCGGATGGCGCGCGCTGGCAGGTCTTGCCGCCCATCGCGGCGACGCGGCCACTGTTCTCCTGGATGGGGTTCGACGCCGGCGGCACGCTGTGGGCGGTGGCCGATACGGCGCTGTATGCCCTGCCGGCAGGCGCCACGCGGTTCCGGCGGATCGCTGGACTGCGTTACGACGCGCTGCCGGCGATCGTGCGTGGCAGCGTCGTGGCCTATGCCGACGGTGCCCGGCTGCTGCGGTATTCCCCCACCGGCGTGGCCACGCCGGTGCGCCAGGCGCTGGGGATCGAAAGCGAACATATCCTGTTCGAAGGGCCGCACGCGACCTTGTGGGGCTGGCTCAAGGGCGGCACGACATTGCTGCGCGCCGCAGCCGACGGCACGCTGCATGCGGCCCGCCAGTTCGAGGGGGGCGACCTGCCGGGCCGGATGGTGACGCGCACCCTGGTCGACCGGGAAGACAACCTGTGGGTGGCGACGCTGGAGGGCGTCGAACGTTACCGCATGCACCGCCTGCGCACGCTCGCGCTGCTGCCCACGGCGATCGAGATGCACGTGGGGCGCGGGCTCGGCGACGACATCCTGGTCGCCAGCGGCAACAACGGGCCGGCCTGGCGGGCGACGCCGGACGGCCTGGCGGCGCTGCCCGGCATCGTCGGCGTCAGCGCTTCGCACCGGCAGGGCGCGGACAGCCTCTGGCTGGGCGGCACGTCCGGGATCTACCACGTGACACCGGCCGGCACGGCCCACTGGCCGCTGCCGCCCTACATCACGAAGAGCTTCGGTGTGCAGCAGATCGTCACCGACCGGACCGGCAACGTGTGGATCGCCATTCCGCGCCACGGCCTGTTCCGCTTCGACGCCGGCAGCTGGACGAAGCTGGCGCCGCCGCCCGGCCCGGGCGACGAGACGCCGATCTGCATGCTCGCCGGGGCATCCGGCCGCACCTGGCTCGGCTACACCGGTGGGCGCGTCGCCGAACTGACGCCGGCCGGGCCGCGCTTCGTGGCGACGGGCCTGGCGGCCAGCATGGGCAACATTTTGAGTCTCCTGGAGCATGACGGCAAGCTGCTGATCGGTGGCGAGCGCGGCGTGGCCTGGCTGCGCGCCGATGGCGTCGTGCGGCCGCTGCAGCCGCAGCACGCGCCCGCGTTCATGGGCGTCTCCGGCATGGGCATCGACCGCCTGGGCGGCCTGTGGCTGCATGGCCTGGACGGCCTGCAGCACATCGCGCCCGCCGACCTGCGTGCGTTCTGGGCCGGCGCCACGCGCGCGCTGCCATGGGAAGTGTTCGATTTCGAGGAAGGCCTGCGCGGCCAGGTGATGCAGATCCGGCCGCTGCCGTCGCTGCTCGTCGCGGCGGACGGCAAGGTCTACTACGCCACCACGTCGCAGGTCGGCTGGATCGATCCGGCTGCCGTGCGCCGCAATGTACGCCCACCGACGGTGCTGATCGAAGCGGTCCGCGTCCGCGGGCATGCCGTGCCGGCCGTGCCGGGCATGGTCCTGCCGGCCGGCACCACCGGCATCGACATTCCTTTCGCCGCCACCGCGCTGTCGATCCCGCAGCGGGTACGCTTCCGCTACCGCCTGGCCGGCGTCGATGCGGAGTGGCAGGTGCCGCAGGGCGAGCGGGCCGCGCGCTACACCAACCTAGGGCCGGGCGACTACCGCTTCGAGGTCACCGCCGCCAACGAGGATGGGGTGTGGAACGCGACGGGCGCCGAGCTGTCGTTCCGGATCGCGCCGCTGGCATGGCAGACCTACTGGTTCCGCGCCGGCGCCGTCGTGCTGCTGGTGCTGGCCGGCGTGGCGCTATACCGCTGGCGCATGGCGGCGGTTGGTCGCCGCGCCGCCGAGCACGCGGCCACGCGGCTGGCGGAGCGCGAACGCATCGCGCGCAACCTGCACGACAACCTGCTGCAGGGCGTGCAAGGCCTGATCCTGAGCTGCCATGCGGTGCTGATGCGCTTGCCGGCAGGGACGCCCGAGCAGCGCGCGCTGAACGACGCCATGGCGCGGGCCGACCAGATGATCGGCGAGACGCGCGACGAGGTGATGGACCTGCGCCAGGCCTCGTCGCAGCACCAGCTGCGCGCCAGGCTGGCACGGACCGTCGAGCGCTTCGGCGGGCGCCTGCGCGATGGCGTGGACGTCGAGCTGCGTGGTGACCTGGACCGGCTGCGCCTCGACGTCGCCAACGAAATCGCCTACGTGCTGCAGGAAGCCGTCGCCAACGGCGCCCAGCATGCCGGCGCCGCGCGCATCCGGGTGGTGGTGGAAGAGTCGTCCGCAGGCGTGACGGCAACGGTGACGGACGACGGCTGCGGTATCCCGCTCGACATTGCAAGCGATGGCAAGCCAGGCCACTGGGGCCTGGCAGGCATGCGCGAGCGCATGGCGCGGTTGGGCGGTACCGTGGCGATCGAGGGCCGCGCCGGTCGTGGCACCACCGTCACGCTGACCGTGCCGGCGCAGTCAGCCTACCCGGACGGCTGA
- a CDS encoding pyridoxal-phosphate-dependent aminotransferase family protein, whose translation MPIAQPTIETLDSLLPAEPLLMMGAGPVPIPARVAHANSIVINHLGDTMARIIGQVQSMARYVFQTASPWIIGVAGPGSAAMEMSITNLVWPGTKVLSVCNGYFSSRFAEMARRVGGDVEVLDVPLGEVVDLAQLEAALARVRPTVLTVAHGETSSTTFNHHLADIARLARAAGCLVVADAVCTLSTTPLLMDEWDVDAVVTGGQKGLSSIPGVSLIALSQRAWERIESRPSAPPHWCLDAKLAAQFWHHASYHYTAPVSGILALHEALHLICQETLERRFARHAGCSTAMQRAIEAMGLTLYGRPDSRLHSVIGIEVPAGIDRKEICSHISRRYRVEISGSFGLDIVRIGQMGEQCRAHHLFRTLHAFGSTMRDLGAQVDLPAGAAELERSLQRVGYDAA comes from the coding sequence ATGCCCATTGCGCAGCCAACGATCGAGACGCTGGACTCCCTGCTGCCGGCCGAACCGCTGCTGATGATGGGTGCCGGCCCGGTGCCGATCCCGGCGCGCGTGGCGCATGCCAATTCGATCGTCATCAATCACCTGGGCGACACGATGGCGCGCATCATCGGCCAGGTGCAGTCGATGGCGCGCTACGTGTTCCAGACCGCCTCGCCGTGGATCATCGGCGTCGCCGGCCCCGGCTCGGCCGCGATGGAGATGAGCATCACCAACCTGGTCTGGCCGGGCACGAAGGTGCTGTCGGTCTGCAACGGCTACTTCAGCTCGCGTTTCGCCGAAATGGCGCGGCGCGTCGGCGGCGACGTCGAGGTACTGGACGTGCCGCTGGGCGAAGTGGTCGACCTGGCGCAGCTGGAAGCCGCGCTGGCGCGGGTGCGGCCGACGGTGCTGACGGTGGCGCATGGCGAGACCTCGTCCACCACCTTTAACCATCACCTGGCCGACATCGCGCGGCTGGCCCGCGCGGCCGGCTGCCTGGTCGTCGCGGACGCCGTCTGCACGCTCAGCACGACGCCGCTGCTGATGGACGAATGGGACGTCGACGCTGTCGTCACCGGCGGCCAGAAGGGGCTGTCGTCGATCCCGGGCGTATCGCTGATCGCCTTGTCGCAGCGGGCATGGGAGCGCATCGAAAGCCGTCCGTCCGCGCCGCCGCACTGGTGCCTGGATGCCAAGCTGGCAGCGCAGTTCTGGCACCATGCCTCCTACCACTACACGGCGCCCGTTTCCGGTATCCTGGCGCTGCACGAGGCATTGCACCTGATCTGCCAGGAGACGCTGGAACGCCGCTTCGCCCGCCATGCCGGGTGTTCGACCGCGATGCAGCGCGCCATCGAAGCCATGGGCCTGACCTTGTACGGCCGGCCCGACTCGCGGCTGCATTCGGTGATCGGCATCGAGGTGCCGGCCGGGATCGACCGCAAGGAAATCTGCTCCCACATCTCGCGCCGCTACCGGGTCGAGATCTCGGGTTCGTTCGGCCTGGACATCGTGCGCATCGGCCAGATGGGCGAACAATGCCGCGCGCACCACCTGTTCCGCACCTTGCACGCTTTTGGCTCGACGATGCGCGACCTGGGCGCGCAAGTGGACCTGCCGGCCGGCGCGGCGGAGCTGGAGCGGTCGCTGCAGCGGGTCGGCTACGACGCCGCCTGA
- the modB gene encoding molybdate ABC transporter permease subunit: MTEPALTALGLSLKVALWATGIDLVLGMAVGYLLARGRFPGRELLDALLTLPMVMPPTVLGYYLLVVIGRNGPLGRWLHDSFGINLIFTWQAAVIAAAIVAFPLVLKGARAAFETVDVQLEQAARVLGVSEIGVFLRVTLPLAWRGILAGTLLAFARSMGEFGATLMVAGSIPGRTQTLSIAVYEAVQAGQDDTANLLVLITSATCVLVLVLASRLAPGRSVPA, encoded by the coding sequence ATGACCGAGCCGGCACTGACCGCGCTGGGCCTGTCGCTGAAGGTGGCGCTGTGGGCCACCGGCATCGACCTGGTGCTGGGCATGGCGGTGGGCTATCTGCTGGCGCGCGGGCGCTTTCCCGGCCGCGAGCTGCTCGATGCGCTGCTGACCTTGCCCATGGTGATGCCGCCGACAGTGCTGGGCTACTACCTGCTGGTTGTCATCGGCCGCAACGGCCCGCTGGGCCGCTGGCTGCACGACAGTTTCGGCATCAACCTGATCTTCACCTGGCAGGCGGCCGTCATCGCCGCCGCCATCGTCGCCTTTCCGCTGGTGCTGAAAGGTGCCCGCGCCGCGTTCGAGACGGTGGACGTGCAGCTGGAGCAGGCCGCGCGCGTGCTGGGCGTGTCCGAAATCGGCGTGTTCCTGCGCGTAACCCTGCCGCTGGCCTGGCGCGGCATCCTGGCCGGTACCTTGCTGGCCTTTGCCCGCTCGATGGGCGAGTTCGGCGCCACCCTGATGGTGGCGGGCAGCATTCCCGGCCGCACGCAGACGCTGTCGATCGCCGTCTACGAAGCCGTGCAGGCGGGCCAGGACGACACCGCCAACCTGCTGGTGCTGATTACCTCCGCCACCTGCGTGCTGGTGCTCGTGCTGGCCAGCCGGCTGGCGCCGGGCCGGAGCGTGCCGGCATGA
- a CDS encoding TOBE domain-containing protein, with protein sequence MSAGKLALHGKLWLTTDGQHLGGPDRIALLAAIGAHGSITQAAKAVGMSYKAAWDAVEAMNNLAGTPLVERLAGGKGGGGTRLTPRGAQLVDNFRRLEDAHRRFIDHLDRQHDDLASALPDLDLIRNMSMKTSARNQFAGTVTKLVRGAVNDEVTLAIVGGQQVVAVITHDSAVSLGLAPGVAAFALVKASSIIVAVEGDGGRLSARNRLTGTIARVRTGAVNTDVTIALPGGGTIGATVTRDSEEALRLREGLAATAVFKASSVIVGVVG encoded by the coding sequence GTGAGCGCGGGCAAGCTGGCGCTGCACGGCAAGCTGTGGCTGACGACGGACGGCCAGCACCTGGGCGGGCCGGATCGCATCGCGCTGCTGGCGGCAATCGGCGCGCACGGGTCGATCACGCAGGCCGCCAAGGCCGTCGGCATGAGCTACAAGGCCGCCTGGGACGCCGTCGAGGCGATGAACAACCTGGCCGGCACCCCGCTGGTGGAGCGGCTGGCGGGCGGCAAGGGCGGTGGCGGCACCCGGCTGACGCCACGGGGCGCGCAACTGGTGGACAATTTCCGCCGCCTGGAGGACGCGCACCGCCGTTTTATCGACCACCTGGACCGCCAGCACGACGATCTCGCCAGCGCGCTGCCCGACCTCGACCTGATCAGGAACATGAGCATGAAGACCAGTGCGCGCAACCAGTTCGCCGGCACCGTCACGAAGCTGGTGCGCGGCGCTGTCAACGACGAGGTCACCTTGGCGATCGTAGGCGGCCAGCAGGTCGTGGCCGTCATCACGCATGACAGCGCGGTGAGCCTGGGCCTGGCGCCGGGCGTGGCCGCGTTCGCGCTGGTGAAGGCGTCGTCGATCATCGTGGCGGTGGAGGGCGACGGTGGCCGGCTGTCCGCCCGCAACCGGCTGACCGGCACGATCGCGCGCGTGCGCACGGGCGCCGTGAATACGGACGTGACCATCGCCTTGCCGGGCGGCGGCACGATCGGTGCGACGGTGACGCGCGACAGCGAGGAAGCGCTCAGACTGCGCGAGGGATTGGCGGCGACGGCCGTGTTCAAGGCCAGCAGCGTGATTGTCGGCGTGGTGGGGTAG
- a CDS encoding IS3 family transposase — MERHSKTYPIKALCRALEICRASYYAYRDRAPSIRSMQNLELREKIVQLHQLHRNALGIVRTWKMLNQQNIVCGKHRVARLRKDAGLVARRVAKFRVMHKHQNTAPPAPDLVKRAFNVTAPNRVWVGDITSIMTGEGWLHLAVVLDLFARRIVGWAMDERQPAALPSKALQNAIEQRRPAPGLICHTDQGAVYSANEYQAVVESFGGRQSMSRRGNCHDNAVVESFFSTLKNELTHHTTYTTRAEAISAISDYIELYYNRVRPHTTLKYRSPMQLEMEQL; from the coding sequence ATCGAACGGCACTCAAAGACCTATCCAATCAAGGCGCTCTGCCGCGCGCTCGAAATTTGCCGTGCCAGCTACTACGCCTATCGCGACAGGGCACCGAGCATCCGTTCTATGCAGAACCTTGAGCTGCGAGAGAAAATCGTGCAGCTGCATCAGCTACATCGGAATGCTTTGGGCATTGTCCGGACCTGGAAAATGCTCAATCAGCAGAACATCGTTTGCGGCAAACACCGTGTGGCGCGGTTGCGTAAGGATGCAGGGCTGGTGGCAAGGCGGGTGGCAAAATTTCGGGTGATGCACAAGCACCAAAACACCGCTCCCCCAGCACCAGACTTGGTCAAACGTGCCTTTAACGTAACCGCGCCGAACCGCGTCTGGGTGGGCGATATCACGTCAATCATGACCGGTGAAGGCTGGTTGCACCTAGCCGTTGTACTGGACCTGTTTGCTCGTCGTATCGTAGGGTGGGCAATGGATGAACGTCAGCCAGCGGCGCTGCCATCGAAGGCATTACAGAATGCGATCGAGCAGCGCCGACCAGCGCCCGGATTGATCTGTCACACCGATCAGGGCGCGGTCTATAGCGCAAACGAATACCAGGCCGTCGTCGAAAGCTTCGGGGGTAGGCAGAGCATGAGCCGCCGAGGAAACTGCCATGACAATGCTGTGGTGGAGAGCTTTTTCTCTACCCTCAAGAACGAGCTGACCCACCACACAACATACACCACGAGAGCTGAAGCAATCTCAGCCATATCGGACTACATCGAGCTGTACTACAATCGCGTGCGGCCTCACACAACGCTGAAGTACCGTAGCCCGATGCAGCTTGAAATGGAGCAGCTGTAG
- a CDS encoding transposase — MKSKPRIAAIAADSTKEPQPRAVFTKEFKLAAVARMKDDNQSVSALAVELGVRRTQLYKWAAALDQGGPESSFGARGRKPGQKESETAKLQRKIKALEQEVEILKKFDAYLKRGKR, encoded by the coding sequence ATGAAATCAAAGCCACGTATTGCTGCTATTGCAGCCGATTCAACGAAGGAACCGCAACCACGAGCGGTGTTCACGAAAGAGTTCAAGCTCGCCGCAGTCGCGCGGATGAAGGACGATAACCAGAGCGTGTCGGCGCTGGCTGTAGAGCTTGGTGTGCGCCGCACGCAACTCTACAAATGGGCCGCAGCGCTTGATCAAGGCGGTCCTGAATCGAGCTTTGGCGCCCGAGGACGCAAGCCAGGGCAGAAGGAATCAGAGACTGCGAAGCTGCAACGCAAGATCAAGGCGCTTGAGCAGGAGGTCGAGATCCTAAAAAAGTTCGACGCGTACTTGAAGCGGGGGAAGCGGTAA
- a CDS encoding Dps family protein, with protein sequence MNEQFDKQQNEQKPSDALKTPTDLGKKARKDVAEGLNALLADTFALYVKCKNFHWHVSGPHFRSHHLLLDEQAAAIYAMLDPIAERVRKLGGTTIRSIKHIASLQRIQDNDKEFVDATAMLEELRNDNQALVKSMREVHSVCDEDNDIATASLLENWIDEAEERIWFLFESTRGA encoded by the coding sequence ATGAACGAACAATTCGACAAACAACAAAACGAACAGAAGCCGAGCGACGCGCTGAAGACCCCGACGGACCTGGGCAAGAAAGCCCGCAAGGACGTGGCCGAGGGCCTGAATGCGCTGCTGGCGGACACGTTCGCGCTGTATGTGAAATGCAAGAACTTCCACTGGCACGTGAGCGGTCCGCACTTCCGTTCGCACCACCTGCTGCTGGACGAACAGGCCGCCGCGATCTACGCGATGCTGGACCCGATCGCCGAGCGCGTGCGCAAGCTGGGCGGCACGACGATCCGCTCGATCAAGCACATCGCATCGCTGCAGCGCATCCAGGACAACGACAAGGAATTCGTCGATGCGACCGCGATGCTGGAAGAGCTGCGCAACGACAATCAGGCGCTGGTCAAGTCGATGCGCGAAGTGCACTCGGTCTGCGACGAGGACAACGACATCGCCACCGCCAGCCTGCTGGAGAACTGGATCGACGAGGCCGAAGAGCGCATCTGGTTCCTGTTCGAATCGACCCGCGGCGCTTGA
- a CDS encoding KGG domain-containing protein — protein MATNQVDQGRTDMGSNASGAAGGGNSQRAESGTGQKSTAKRGFAAMDEATQRQIASKGGQAAHQKGTAHEFDSEEARRAGQKGGEAVSRDREHMAEIGRKGGESRQSANRGARQGAKEEKR, from the coding sequence ATGGCTACAAATCAGGTTGACCAGGGCCGCACGGACATGGGCAGCAACGCGAGCGGCGCTGCCGGCGGTGGCAACAGCCAGCGCGCCGAGAGCGGGACGGGCCAGAAAAGTACCGCCAAGCGTGGCTTTGCCGCGATGGACGAAGCCACGCAGCGCCAGATCGCCAGCAAGGGCGGACAGGCCGCGCACCAGAAAGGCACGGCGCACGAGTTCGATTCCGAGGAAGCCCGCCGCGCCGGCCAGAAAGGCGGCGAGGCGGTCAGCCGCGACCGTGAGCACATGGCCGAGATCGGCCGCAAGGGTGGCGAAAGCCGCCAGTCCGCCAACCGCGGTGCCCGCCAGGGCGCCAAGGAAGAAAAACGCTAA